The Pseudomonas sp. GD03919 region GAAGTGCCCGGCCAGCCGATCGCGTGGGATGTCGCGGCCGACCACCTCGATCATCGCGCGGGTCTTGCCGGCGGTGCCGGTGCCGATGGTGTCGCCCAGCGACACCTCGTAGCAGCCCATGGCGTAGAGTTCGCGGGCGACGCTGGCAACCTGCTCGGGGGCAACGTCGCCGTCATAAGGGCAGCCCAGCACGCAGGAGACGTAGCCGCGTACGCGTACATTGGCGGCTTTCGCGGCCTCCAGGAGCGGCACGAAGCGCTGCAGGCTCTCGGCGATGGAGCAGTTGATGTTCTTCTGCGAGAAGGCCTCGCTGGCGGCGGCGAACACTGCCACTTCTTCCACCTTGGCCTCCAGCGCGGCCTCGAAGCCTTTCAGGTTGGGCGCCAGGGCGGCGTAGGTGATGCCCGGTTTACGCTTGATACCGGCGAACACTTCGGCGGAGCCAGCCATTTGTGGCACCCATTTGGGCGAGACGAAGCTGCCCACCTCGATATAGCTCAGGCCGGCGGCGCTGAGATCGTCGGTGAGGCGTACCTTGTCGGCGACGCTGATCGGTTGTTTCTCGTTCTGCAGGCCATCGCGCGGGCCGACTTCGACCAGGCGTACGGAGTGGGGCAGGGTCATGTCGTTTCTCCGTGGGGGAGAGGGGATTGTATGGCATAGGGTGGACCGGGCGGCGATCCGCTTTAGCCCACCAAACCGGGATCAAGTCGTGACTGGTGGGCTGAAGCCCACCCTACGGGGTGGCACGCATCAGGCCTCCTGCAACTCCACCAGCACGGCGCCTTCGCTGACCATTTCGCCTTCGCGGCAATACAGAGCCTTGACCGTGCCGGCTTCGGGGGCGCGGATGCTGTGCTCCATCTTCATCGCCTCCAGCACTACCAGCGCGGTGCCGGCTTCGACCGTCTGGCCGGGCTCGACCAGCACGCGAACGATGCTGCCGTTCATGGGGGCGCTCAGGCCACCATGCTGGGCATGGCTGGCCTCGGCGGCGGCAATCGGGTCGAAGCGGGTGATGGCGTGCAGCTCGCTTTGCCACTGCAAGTAAAGCGTGTCGCCACGGCGAATGGCGCACAGGCGCTGGCGCATGCCGTCGATCTCCGCCAGCAACTCTTCGCCCTGCAAGCAGGCTGTGTTAGTCGCGCGCACCTTGCGACTCTCGCCCTGGCAGCTCAGGTGCAGCTCGATTTCCGCTTGGCCGCCGGAGCGCCAGCCACTGCGGGCCGCCCAGGGCGAATGCAGGTCGTCGTTGCGCGCCAGCGGCGCCTCGCTCTGCACCCAGGCATCGGCTGCCAGTTGCCAGAAGGTTTCCGGTAACTCGCCGGGAGCCGGTAGCAACTGCTGCTGATGACGAGGGATAAAGCCGGTGTCCAGCTCGCACGCGGCGAATGCCGGGTGAGCAAGGATACGGCGTAGAAACGCCAGGTTGGTTTTCACGCCGCCGACCAGGGTATCGCCGAGCATGGCCAGCAGGCGCAGGCGCGCCTGCTCGCGGTTTTCGCCCCAAGCGATCAGCTTGCCCAGCATCGGGTCGTAGAAGGGCGACACACTGTCGCCTTCGGCCACGCCGCTGTCGATACGGCGGCCGCCGCCGCTGGCTGATTCGCGGTAGAGGGCCAGGGTGCCGGTGGCCGGGAGAAAATCGTGATCCGGGTCTTCGGCGTACAGCCGCACCTCGATGGCGTGGCCGTTCAGCGGTACCTGCTGTTGGCTGATCGGCAGCGCCTCGCCACGGGCGACACGAATCTGCCAGGCCACTAGATCGAGCCCGGTGATAGCTTCGGTAACCGGATGCTCGACCTGCAGGCGGGTGTTCATCTCCATGAAGAAGAAATCGCCACGCTCGTCGAGCAGAAATTCCACGGTGCCGGCACCGACATAGCCGATGGCCTGCGCCGCCTTGACCGCCGCTTCGCCCATGGCCAGGCGCAGCTCGGGGCTGAGGCCCGGCGCTGGCGCTTCTTCCACCACTTTCTGATGGCGACGCTGGATCGAGCAATCACGTTCGTTGAGGTACAGGCAGTTGCCGTGCTGGTCGGCGAACACCTGGATCTCTACGTGGCGCGGCTTGAGCACGTATTTTTCCACCAGCATGCGCGAGTCGCCGAAGGCCGACTGCGCTTCGCGCTGGGCGGATTCCAGCGTTTCGGCGAGCTGCGCTTCGGATTCTGCGACCTTCATACCCTTGCCACCGCCGCCAGCGGCGGCCTTGAGCAGCACCGGATAG contains the following coding sequences:
- a CDS encoding hydroxymethylglutaryl-CoA lyase, which gives rise to MTLPHSVRLVEVGPRDGLQNEKQPISVADKVRLTDDLSAAGLSYIEVGSFVSPKWVPQMAGSAEVFAGIKRKPGITYAALAPNLKGFEAALEAKVEEVAVFAAASEAFSQKNINCSIAESLQRFVPLLEAAKAANVRVRGYVSCVLGCPYDGDVAPEQVASVARELYAMGCYEVSLGDTIGTGTAGKTRAMIEVVGRDIPRDRLAGHFHDTYGQALANIYASLLEGVSVFDSSVAGLGGCPYAKGATGNVASEDVLYLMQGLGIETGVDMDKLIAAGQRICAVLGKTNGSRVARARLSQ
- a CDS encoding acetyl/propionyl/methylcrotonyl-CoA carboxylase subunit alpha, with protein sequence MIDTLLVANRGEIACRVMRTAKAMGIRTVAVHSAIDANARHVREADVAVNLGGAKPGESYLLIDKIIAAAKASGAQAIHPGYGFLSENAGFARAIEQAGLIFLGPPASAIEAMGSKSAAKSLMEAAGVPLVPGYHDEAQDYETFREAAARIGYPVLLKAAAGGGGKGMKVAESEAQLAETLESAQREAQSAFGDSRMLVEKYVLKPRHVEIQVFADQHGNCLYLNERDCSIQRRHQKVVEEAPAPGLSPELRLAMGEAAVKAAQAIGYVGAGTVEFLLDERGDFFFMEMNTRLQVEHPVTEAITGLDLVAWQIRVARGEALPISQQQVPLNGHAIEVRLYAEDPDHDFLPATGTLALYRESASGGGRRIDSGVAEGDSVSPFYDPMLGKLIAWGENREQARLRLLAMLGDTLVGGVKTNLAFLRRILAHPAFAACELDTGFIPRHQQQLLPAPGELPETFWQLAADAWVQSEAPLARNDDLHSPWAARSGWRSGGQAEIELHLSCQGESRKVRATNTACLQGEELLAEIDGMRQRLCAIRRGDTLYLQWQSELHAITRFDPIAAAEASHAQHGGLSAPMNGSIVRVLVEPGQTVEAGTALVVLEAMKMEHSIRAPEAGTVKALYCREGEMVSEGAVLVELQEA